The Pirellulales bacterium genome segment ATTTTCCCCCACCAGCACCACATCCAGCGCGGGGACTACTTTCGTGCGCGTGACAAATTCGGCAACCTGGCCAGCCAGTTCCGCCTGAATTTGCGCCGCACAGGCTTTGCCATCAAGAATCCGGGCCGTCATTGTTCGCCAATCCCTTTATATCGCGGGCGGGGTTTATCCCATGAGCCGATTTGTAGTAGAATTCTACCATGCCCGCCATGCAACTGGGAATCGCCTTATCGTCTTTGGGAATGCCGCTGAAGCACGCGCTGCCACTGTGCGCGCATTGGCAACTTTTGTTCGTAGAACTCGACCTGCGCCGGCAGTTTCAACCCGCTGACTTTGGGCCGAGCGCGATTCGCCAATTTCGCAAGTTATTGGCCGATTACAACGTTCGTGTCGGCCAAGTAAGCTATCCCACCCGCCGAGGTTTTGGCGAATCGGCCGACCTAGAGGCCCGCTGCGCCGGTATACGCGCCGCGATCAAATTCGCCGCCGCCCTGAACTGTCGACAGATTAGCACCCAAATCGGTCCCCTCCCCGCGGAATACACCACTGGCGGCGGTCGCCTGTTGGTGGATGTCCTTACCGACCTGGGTCGCTTTGCCGATCACTTGGGCGTGCAAATTTGTGCCCAATCCGTGGGACAACCCGTGGCGGATTGGCAACAATTGCTGAGAAATATACCAGAAGGCTTGCTGGCGATCGATTTTTGTCCGGCGCAACTGCTGGCGGAAGGGATTGACCCCGTGGAGTGGCTGGCCTCCGTGTCCACGGCGATTCGGCTGGTGCGGTTGCAAGACGCCACACGAGGTTTTGGCCGGGGAAGGGGGCAACTGCTCCCCCTGGGGACAGGCAATGTTCCGTGGCCGGAGCTGTTGGGAACGTTGCAAGAGCACAATTATCGCGGTGGCTTTATGCTGGATCTGTCAGGCAGTACAGAC includes the following:
- a CDS encoding sugar phosphate isomerase/epimerase family protein is translated as MPAMQLGIALSSLGMPLKHALPLCAHWQLLFVELDLRRQFQPADFGPSAIRQFRKLLADYNVRVGQVSYPTRRGFGESADLEARCAGIRAAIKFAAALNCRQISTQIGPLPAEYTTGGGRLLVDVLTDLGRFADHLGVQICAQSVGQPVADWQQLLRNIPEGLLAIDFCPAQLLAEGIDPVEWLASVSTAIRLVRLQDATRGFGRGRGQLLPLGTGNVPWPELLGTLQEHNYRGGFMLDLSGSTDPEPALEQAVTYIRAL